A stretch of Thermococcus bergensis DNA encodes these proteins:
- a CDS encoding thioredoxin family protein, translating to MDELEMIRRKKMLELMKKAGMIEVKPKKPKVIIEVITSPTCPYCPIAWAMAQEIARKYEGVIAKEVSVATPEGQRKAMEHNIMGTPTILINNRVEFIGVPNFAEFERRVRQYLST from the coding sequence ATGGATGAGCTTGAGATGATTAGGAGGAAAAAGATGCTTGAGCTCATGAAAAAAGCAGGGATGATTGAGGTCAAGCCTAAGAAGCCAAAAGTTATCATTGAGGTCATAACTTCTCCCACTTGTCCTTACTGTCCGATAGCATGGGCAATGGCCCAAGAAATAGCAAGAAAATACGAAGGAGTGATAGCAAAGGAAGTGAGTGTTGCAACTCCAGAAGGGCAGAGAAAGGCTATGGAACACAACATAATGGGAACACCAACGATCTTAATAAACAATCGGGTTGAATTCATAGGCGTGCCGAACTTTGCTGAATTTGAGAGAAGGGTTAGGCAATATCTTTCCACATAA
- the taw3 gene encoding tRNA(Phe) 7-((3-amino-3-carboxypropyl)-4-demethylwyosine(37)-N(4))-methyltransferase Taw3, with protein sequence MFLYEKNFELQKAKALESLKKALEKGLVDKDIISLLEKVNSLENYFTTSSCSGRISVMQMPDFGDKLNAVWLGKWHREVELAEVLEAIGRHSEGMLWFMLHSPILHISAKTLKDAVELLNLAISCGFKHSNIKSISHKKLVVEIRSTERMDVPLGMNGELWVSEDYLKKIVEIANLQLRRAKEKLKRLENEIEKLKK encoded by the coding sequence ATGTTTTTGTATGAGAAAAATTTTGAGCTGCAGAAGGCAAAAGCCCTCGAAAGCCTGAAGAAAGCTCTTGAAAAAGGTCTAGTGGACAAGGATATTATCTCTCTTTTAGAGAAGGTAAACTCCCTTGAAAACTACTTCACAACATCCTCCTGCTCAGGTAGGATAAGTGTTATGCAGATGCCAGATTTTGGGGACAAGCTCAATGCAGTATGGCTAGGCAAGTGGCATAGGGAAGTGGAATTGGCAGAGGTGCTTGAGGCTATAGGAAGACACAGCGAGGGCATGCTCTGGTTCATGCTTCACAGCCCAATACTCCACATTTCCGCAAAAACCCTAAAAGATGCTGTGGAATTGCTCAATCTGGCCATATCTTGCGGCTTCAAGCATTCAAACATCAAAAGCATAAGTCACAAAAAACTCGTAGTGGAGATTCGCTCAACCGAGAGAATGGACGTTCCCTTGGGCATGAATGGAGAACTCTGGGTAAGTGAGGATTATCTTAAGAAGATAGTTGAAATTGCAAATCTTCAGCTCAGAAGAGCCAAGGAAAAGCTCAAAAGGCTTGAGAATGAAATTGAAAAACTTAAGAAATAG
- the thsB gene encoding thermosome subunit beta, giving the protein MAQLAGQPILILPEGTQRYVGKDAQRLNILAARIVAETVRTTLGPKGMDKMLVDSLGDIVITNDGATILDEMDIQHPAAKMMVEVAKTQDKEAGDGTTTAVVIAGELLRKAEELLNQNIHPTIIVKGYTLAAEKAQEILESIAKDVSPMDEEILVKAATTSITGKSAEEEREYLAKLAVDAVKLVAEEVDGKYVVDIDNIKLEKKEGGSVRDTQLIKGVVIDKERVHPGMPKKVENAKIALINEALEVKETETDAEIRITSPEQLQAFLEQEEKMIKEMVDKIVATGANVVFCQKGIDDLAQHYLAKAGILAVRRVKKSDMEKLAKATGAKIVTNVRDLTPDDLGYAELVEERKVAGENMVFVEGCKNPKAVTILIRGGTEHVVDEVERALEDAIKVVKDIVEDGKIVAGGGAPEIELAIRLDEYAKEVGGKEQLAIEAFADALKVIPRTLAENAGLDPVDVLVKVTAAHKDKGATIGVDVFAGEPADMLERGVIEPLRVKKQAIKSASEAAIMILRIDDVIAASKLEKEKEGGKGPGEEETEF; this is encoded by the coding sequence ATGGCCCAACTTGCAGGCCAGCCAATATTGATTCTTCCCGAAGGAACCCAGAGATATGTTGGAAAAGATGCCCAAAGATTGAACATTCTTGCAGCAAGAATCGTTGCTGAAACCGTAAGAACCACCCTTGGTCCAAAAGGTATGGACAAAATGCTTGTTGACAGCCTTGGTGACATAGTCATCACAAACGACGGTGCAACTATTCTTGACGAGATGGACATCCAGCACCCAGCTGCCAAAATGATGGTCGAAGTTGCAAAGACCCAAGACAAGGAAGCTGGAGATGGAACCACAACAGCGGTAGTCATCGCTGGTGAGCTCTTAAGAAAAGCCGAGGAGTTGCTTAACCAGAACATCCACCCAACGATAATCGTTAAGGGTTACACCCTTGCAGCTGAAAAAGCTCAAGAGATACTTGAGAGCATTGCAAAGGATGTTAGCCCGATGGATGAAGAGATACTCGTGAAGGCAGCAACAACATCCATAACCGGAAAGTCAGCAGAGGAAGAGAGAGAATACCTTGCAAAGCTTGCTGTTGATGCTGTAAAACTAGTTGCAGAGGAAGTTGATGGCAAATACGTTGTGGACATTGACAACATCAAGCTTGAGAAGAAGGAAGGTGGAAGCGTAAGGGACACTCAACTCATCAAAGGTGTTGTTATCGACAAGGAAAGAGTTCACCCAGGAATGCCAAAGAAAGTCGAAAATGCCAAGATCGCACTTATCAATGAAGCACTTGAAGTCAAAGAGACTGAAACAGACGCTGAGATTAGAATCACAAGCCCAGAGCAACTCCAGGCATTCCTTGAGCAAGAGGAGAAGATGATCAAGGAAATGGTCGACAAGATCGTTGCCACAGGGGCTAACGTTGTCTTCTGCCAGAAGGGAATTGACGACTTAGCCCAGCACTACCTCGCAAAGGCAGGAATACTAGCAGTTAGAAGAGTTAAGAAGAGCGACATGGAGAAGCTCGCCAAAGCAACAGGTGCGAAGATCGTTACAAACGTAAGAGACCTTACACCAGATGACTTAGGTTATGCAGAGCTCGTTGAGGAGAGGAAGGTTGCAGGAGAGAACATGGTGTTCGTTGAGGGCTGCAAGAATCCAAAGGCAGTTACAATCCTCATTAGGGGTGGAACAGAGCACGTTGTGGATGAAGTCGAGAGAGCCCTCGAAGATGCCATCAAAGTCGTCAAGGACATTGTTGAGGACGGAAAGATCGTCGCTGGTGGCGGTGCTCCAGAGATCGAACTTGCCATCAGGCTTGACGAATACGCAAAAGAAGTTGGTGGCAAGGAGCAGCTTGCGATTGAAGCCTTCGCCGATGCATTGAAGGTAATTCCAAGAACTCTTGCAGAAAATGCTGGACTTGACCCAGTTGACGTCTTAGTGAAAGTAACTGCAGCTCACAAGGACAAAGGTGCAACAATTGGTGTTGACGTCTTTGCTGGAGAGCCAGCTGACATGCTCGAGAGAGGAGTCATTGAGCCATTAAGAGTCAAGAAGCAGGCCATAAAGAGCGCAAGCGAGGCCGCAATAATGATCCTTAGAATCGATGACGTCATTGCCGCAAGCAAGCTTGAGAAGGAGAAGGAAGGCGGAAAAGGACCAGGAGAAGAAGAAACTGAGTTCTGA
- a CDS encoding dicarboxylate/amino acid:cation symporter produces MSIIKKYTSIPLPYRVGVAFLLGVAFGLSLWYYDMANGSNLGERVATYISPFGAVLVRMLKMVVIPIVFFSLIVGSSGLSPKKLGRVGAKVLLWYMLTSFIAAMIGVGIAMFVHPGQGVAVDVEKLGSSMGEGGPSITPPSGLTDLILKMFTNPFEALANGEFLPIIVFALLFGLAARVLLDHTQNETERRQIQMALDFASGANSVMFKIVSWILEYFPIGVFSLAVVNFGLYGPTIIGPYLKAVLGVISGIAIMIFIVYSILLSIVLKENPIDFFKRAKEVMITSFFTRSSAATLPVTIKTAIESFKIKRELAEFSLPVGATINMNGVCIHLPMWAVFAADVFGIDLTVSSLAIVIITTVLSAIGAGGVPGGSLMLLFIVLGTLGLEPSQIAIIVALALGVNPLIDMFETMNNVTGDLCCTYIVARKEDMIEKS; encoded by the coding sequence TTGAGTATAATAAAAAAGTACACCAGTATACCTCTGCCATATAGAGTTGGTGTTGCATTTTTATTGGGTGTCGCATTCGGGCTGAGTCTGTGGTACTACGACATGGCAAATGGAAGCAATCTCGGTGAAAGGGTAGCAACATACATTTCACCTTTTGGTGCAGTGCTCGTAAGGATGCTCAAAATGGTCGTTATACCGATAGTGTTCTTCTCTCTCATAGTCGGATCTTCAGGACTCTCACCAAAGAAGCTGGGAAGGGTTGGTGCAAAAGTTCTCCTATGGTACATGCTCACATCATTTATAGCTGCAATGATAGGTGTCGGTATTGCAATGTTCGTGCACCCCGGCCAAGGTGTGGCGGTTGACGTTGAAAAACTTGGGAGCTCTATGGGAGAAGGAGGCCCCTCAATAACCCCGCCTTCAGGGCTGACGGATTTAATTCTTAAGATGTTCACAAACCCCTTTGAGGCATTGGCAAACGGTGAGTTCCTTCCGATAATAGTCTTTGCCCTCCTGTTTGGTCTCGCGGCGAGAGTTCTCCTTGACCACACCCAAAATGAAACCGAGAGAAGACAGATTCAAATGGCACTTGACTTCGCTTCCGGCGCAAACTCGGTAATGTTCAAGATAGTCTCCTGGATTCTGGAGTACTTCCCAATAGGTGTGTTCTCACTGGCAGTTGTCAACTTTGGACTCTACGGGCCAACCATAATTGGACCTTACCTAAAGGCCGTTTTGGGCGTTATTTCAGGAATTGCTATAATGATATTCATCGTTTACTCCATCCTGCTTTCAATCGTCCTCAAGGAAAACCCAATAGACTTCTTCAAGAGGGCCAAGGAAGTTATGATAACCTCGTTCTTCACCAGGAGCAGTGCCGCTACACTTCCAGTCACAATTAAAACCGCAATAGAGTCTTTCAAGATAAAGAGGGAGCTCGCAGAATTCTCTCTCCCAGTCGGTGCAACAATCAACATGAATGGAGTATGTATACACCTTCCGATGTGGGCAGTCTTTGCAGCAGATGTCTTTGGCATTGACCTCACAGTTAGCTCTTTGGCCATAGTTATAATAACCACTGTGCTGTCGGCAATAGGTGCAGGAGGAGTCCCCGGAGGAAGCCTAATGCTCCTCTTCATAGTGCTTGGAACCCTTGGCCTTGAGCCAAGCCAGATAGCGATAATAGTCGCCCTCGCTTTGGGAGTCAACCCACTCATAGACATGTTTGAGACAATGAACAACGTTACCGGAGACCTCTGCTGTACCTATATTGTTGCCAGAAAAGAAGACATGATCGAGAAATCGTAA